Within the Melopsittacus undulatus isolate bMelUnd1 chromosome 5, bMelUnd1.mat.Z, whole genome shotgun sequence genome, the region ATATGCTGTAGCAAGATTCAGCCTTATCTTGTCACTTGAGCAAGTGACAGAATAGACGGGTTTCCCTCACTGTACAAGTGGTGGGGGATGGATATGGTCACTCACTCAGTAGCTGTATTTGCTCCTGCATGGTGACAAGGCCAGTTCCCAGGAGCCCTCAGCTCCTCAATCCCCGGCACTTGCTCTCTTTGCAGGCAGCTTCTTAACTGATGTCCTGACAGATAAAACACCCCagtgtggctctgtgctgcGGCACAGCTGTATCCTCCAGGAAGAAGAGTACTCTCCTAGAACCATGAGTGTAGACATTGCCTCCAGGGTAGTGCAGAGGAGCAAACAGCTTTCCCTTCAAGTTCCCTGTCTTCTAAGTATTCCAATGCAGAAGAGGTATGACAATGTATGCTTTTTGGATTAGCTCCCTAGCAGTTGTGAATGGTATACAATGATTATCTTCAGTGTGTACTATTCAATAAAATTCCACTGTGCTGgaataaaattaatagaaacATCAGATTAAGTAAACTGAGTTTGTTATCACAACTAGGCTTTGTCAAGCTTAACTTCAGCTTCTCAAATCAGGCAGCCAGCCTAAACTCAGCGTGGGATTCCCAGGTTATGTTGACCAAGACATGGGGTGAATTCTCTCCTTACCTGTAAAGGAAACCAATATCTGCACTTCTAGGTGTGCGCATTGCACAAAATGCACCATACGCCACATCCTTGGCTGGGTTTCTTAATGTGGGAGCGTGTAGAATAAGCAGCTGTCTCAGGGTGCAAACTTATGCTGGGAGTGTTGTTCTTGGCAGGTGTTTGAACATCCACAAAGATTCCTGCAggtttattttgtctttatttttctccagggACGGATAGCATGTGCCAATGTCCTAAGTGACCTTTATGCCATGGGGGTCACGGAATGCGACAACATGTTGATGCTGCTTGGAATCAGCAATAAAATGACAGATAGGGTAAGATTTTCACTACTTTCTTTTGCAGGAAGTCCCAGACAACTGAACATCTTAGAATGTCTTTACCTTCTGTGTATTTTCTCCTCAAAATTTGAAAAATTTGAAAATTCTTAAAGGAGAGATGGTTTTATTGAATGTTTCAGTTCATAGCTTGGGTCTTGTCTCATAAACATTCTGAGGTCACTTGCTAAAGGCTTGTTTTTTTGTGGCATTTTAATATGCTGCTGCTAATACCTTCATGTCCACCAAAATGGGGTGTCTGCCTCCATTGTCAATTCAGGACAATATTGTTCCAGTGCAGCATTTGATTACCAATTCCTCTATCAATTTAGATAGACACTTCTGGTCTGTAACATCactctgaagcagaaaaaactgaaataaaaaaaggaaaaaagaaattgctttctccttcctcatgGAAGTTACATGCATATGTTTTGCTCTAGAAAAAAGGGATGTTTAGTCTTAGATGTAAGTTGATACTTCACTGGTTAGTGGAGGCTAAATGCAGCTTGTTTCAGCTTTGCCTTATTGCATTGCactgcactgctgtggctgtACCTGGTTACAACAGCAGGATAGTTGTTCTGAATTTCCAGAACTGATTTCTTTACTTGTATGTGACTTTTTGGAGAATGTTTCTTCAGTGAGAGTGTCTGCTCATTTCTATTACATAGAGCTGTAAAACCATAGCTCTGGGGGTTAAAATGGCCATTTTCAGGAGGCCAGCCTCTTCTTGTCTCTTTCTGTCATGAGTTATTTGGCTGCAGTGATTAAAGCCCTCAACCAGTCTTGAAATGACTAGTACTGCTGTGTATGGAACTCTGACTTCTGTTTTGATCTCTAGGAAAGAGACAAAGTGATGCCTCTAATTATCCAGGGTTTCAAGGATGCAGCAGAAGAGGCAGGAACATCTGTTACTGGTGGCCAAACAGTGTTAAATCCCTGGATTGTTTTAGGAGGAGTGGCCACGACAGTCTGTCAGCCTAATGAATTTATAATGTAAGTTAAATCACTAACAATCAAAGGCACTGGCCTGAAGGGATACAGTAAAAATCCTTTAAATACTATGTTGTGATCTTGTGATCTGTCTCCTGATGAATAAAGCAGTCCCTTCTGCTTGCATTTGTCCGTGGCACTCAAGAGATACCACATCTCGTGTAcatatttgctttcttaaacAGGATGTCCTTTTACTTTTCCCTATCCCCCAGTATCTTTTGATCCTATTCTCCTTTTGACAGGAGAGTTATGCTTCTGACCTTTAAAGGCACTGAAGGCTATTTTTGGACATAAATTTCTGTCATACTTATACATCCATCTTAAACCATCTCCCAGTTACCCTGTTAATGGCTGCAGAGAACTAGAATTGCTGTCTTTACAGCTTTGTGTCCTGTTAACAGTAGCTGATTTTGAATGTCCCACTGTGACATGTTACACTATACAAATGAGTTTGTTCATGATGCTAGTGCTGGTTATCTTATGCCCCAAGTAAGGTCAATCTTTTTCCCTATCCTATCTTAAATCTCCagtaaactgaaagaaaagatgtaATGTCATGTGTCTGACTGCAAACGTTGTATTCCAAGAAAGATTAGCACTTGTTTGCAGCATTTTGCTTAATAATGTGCATGGCAATGAATCGCAAAGGGTAATCCTGCCATTAGTCAGTTTATCTGTGCAACAAGATACATGGGTCTGTGAAAACATAACTATCAGCACTTATTCCTAATAACGTGTATGAATCTCACTATGTAATTGATACAtgaattctttgttttcaggCCAGACAATGCAGTGCCAGGAGATGTGCTTGTATTAACTAAACCCCTGGGAACACAAGTGGCTGTAGCTGTCCACCAGTGGCTAGATATTGTGAGTACACTGTAAAAAAAGAACTAGGGAAGAGGGGTGTGAGTTAAGGGTGACCTTCATCAGTCCCTCAAAATGGCAAAGTTCAGCAGTGTAATAAGTACACTGAGGGGGAGTGATCTACCAcgtctttctcctccttcctcctcaatGTCTCAGCCTGACCTGCTTATATACAAAGTTCCTTTGGAATCAAGgcagtttgttgttttgtgctTAGTGAGCCAGTCTTAATTGCATCTAATTCTTAGTTCTCAAGCATTGCTGTAATAAACAACATTGTTTATCAACAGAACAACAGACTGGCACCCTGGGTAAAATTATGCCCTCCTTCACCTGCTAAAGTAATTGGCAAAAGCTTATTTATGGCAATTAGGCCAAGATTGCTGTCTGTGTTCATGGGCTTTCTGCCTCTGTATGTGGAAATGTATCTATGTTTCACATGTATTACCCTGTGCATTCAGTAAGAATATTTCTAGCAGCATTATGTATATAGACATACTTCCATCTGTTACTTCAGGCAAAAATGTAACTACTGAACTGAAAAGTGACTGCAAAATTGGCATCTGCTTATGTTGTCTGGCTCCCAGTTATGTGTCTCCAGGATGAGAACTGCTCAGTTTACACTTTAAAAAGATCCATCTTTTCTACTTTTGGGACTACTGAGCCAATAGACTGGCAGAGGAGTGAGCTGGAATCTAGTTTTGGCAGTCAGCCACTACATTGTCGTATGAATTCTAATTACACAGCTTGTGTTGGCAAAAGTGGGAAAGAACCAGCTTAAACTCTCATTGAAGTCTGAAGTGTGAGCAACaagaaaaagtctttttctccttctccataGGGCCTAGCCTGGCAATTCTGACCTCAGCAGAATCCTGCATTTTCCTATCAGATATAAAGATCAGGGCCTCAGATAATCTTGATATGAAAATGAAGTGAAAGAACAAGACACCAATTTTACAGTATGTTTTCTGGCCATAATCTTCTTAACATATGTGTTATTGTGCTGACAAAGAGACTTGCAAATTAAGGACATTCTGAATTTCCACATATTTCAAGtacttttaatttccttgacTGTCAACCAGAATCACCTTCTGGTCTGAAAAATGAGGACAAGGAAATCAATCTTCTTATTACATGTAAACAGAATATATCTTTGATTGTGGTAGGAAAATCTCTGAGTAGctgtgctgccttttctttgGCTTTGTTCTGTGAAAGAGTAGGGAAAGTTAAACTAGAATTACCCATCACAAATTCACCCATAAATCAGGTTTTGATAGGGAATTTGACATGGTATCAAAAAGTATGTGGGAGAAGGTCCATAATACAGCAAGTTTTTGTAtaggcaagaaagaaaaactggagTGTAGAGAGATGTGGCTgcaacacaaaaaacaaacaccaaaatgaCCTAAAAGCTGAGGTTTTTAACCAGAGCAGTAGCGAATGAGTTCCCGGTAACAAGTGCAAGGAAGATCCATAAGGAAGCAAAACTTACCCTCCTTGCTTGGTGGCTGCCAGCATTACTGCAGTCAGGCCCCAGCTGTGTTCCTGGCAGCAGCTGTAGGGTGCAAAGGAAGAGACTGCAAAGAGTATGCAGAGAGCTGGGCCCCATTGAGGGCTGGGTTAGGGATgtgctggaggtgatggagctgTTCACTGTGGTTTCAGCTGCCAGGCTGATGATCTGGATTGATTCAGCTGGGCCACAGATGGGAACTGGCATCCatttgccttttcctctttctgctaAAAAGCAAGATAGtgcttgctgtgctgtgccccTTCAGAAAGGGTTCTACAGACCCTTCTCCTTTGGAAATCTAAGCTTGCTTTTACAAGTTGTTTAGGGATTTTCATGaacttttctgcctttgttttctttttactaacCCAAGAATGTAATTGCTATAGTGGAGAGGAGTTGTAATTTGTATCTTACCAGCCTCCACCTTCAGTTCTGCTTCAACCTCATTTGTGATATCTATGGAATGGCCTTGTGGCTTCAAACATCCTATTCTTACTTACCTCTAGCTCTCTCTTACTTTATTTccattgcaaaagaaaaagcaaattaaacaagTTTGTAGTATTGCTTCTAACAGTTAAATGgttactttgttttgttctgaatCTGAGATTACTTCAGGGTCCAGTGAAACAACTGTCCTTTATAAAGGTACCTATTCCTAAATTGCTCTGAGACCCTTTTGGGATGAAAAGCTTGATGGAGGCTTGAATCCATACAAGACACCAGAGAACAGGTGGAAGGAGATCCTGGTATTAAACTGTAAAGGAAGCTTATGAAACTCCCTTAGTCCTAATTCACTAGAGCAATTACATCCTGCCTTAGCATGCATTCCTCAGACCTGGACTTGTGGATGTCAGTGGCCTTTCTTGATCCAGATGGGAGATCAagaatttttccttaaaagccCAAGAAGCCAAAGATTACAGGTCTGAACATCGGCCACAAAGTTCTGTTCACTTGGCTGCCAGAAAGTTGCtttgaagaagttctttgccCTGGGGTAGGGTATTCaactcctctctgctgctgaaagcttAGTGCCTAATTGACCTTTCAATTCACTTTGCTTAGGAACAGCAGAGTAAAGCACCACCTCTGACTGATGAACCTTTGCCCCTCtttgagttaaaaaaaccccaaacatttagctgagtaaaaaaaaaagtacattttggctgaagggatatttttttaagtggtaaaggtgtattttaaaatacatatctgCAAATCTAAAAGAATAATCTTTATTTCGTCCATTAGCCAGAAAAGTGGAATAAAATCAAACTAGTGGTAACGCAAGAAGATGTAGAACTAGCATACCAGGAGGCGATGATGAATATGGCACGACTGAACAGAACAGGTAAGAAGAGAGGTGTGTGTTGGGGAGGCAAATGGGAGATGGGTTTATTCAGTTCCAGACTTAATTCCATTTCACTGGCACAGGGAAGTGTGACACAGCCACTTCATCCCCTCTGCCCCATCGTTCTGTTTAGTGTTTGTGAAGCAAGCAATTTAAAATCAAACACCCTCTTTTAAttacacagcaaaaccacaagTGCTGCTGGAGATGATTATGACTCATGTGAGTGCTGCAAGTAACATCCCAGTGAGTTAGAGGATGTTTTAAAGGGCAGTATATTGGATTTGTTCCTTATTTTCTGAGCCTGGAGATCTTGTGAGGCCTGATTGgaaaaattcagaataaaaaaggcaaagcttttcagttttgtacACTTCAAtttaaattactgctttttaattttattatgtcATGTGCTTCCCAAAGTGTGGAATATGTAGCACACGGTTGTTGGTGGGTTTTGgagtttttctcttctgtttttgtAGGTATTTGTGTTGttctgtttgtgtgtttgtttcttttaagtttGCTTTTATCCTGGAAATTTTAATCCaggattttccttctttgttcaAAGTATCCTTGGAGGAGTGGAGAATTGAACTAGGCGTTTCCTTACTTCTCAGTTGGAGGAACAGGGATAGTGAAATAGCTCTTCTCCcattttattcagttttcatttggcATTTGTTGTCATGCCACtggtttttcattctttctctaAGTCTCCTAGGACAAATAAATGACCAGGATTGTCTTGTAGAAAAGAACTGGGGTCCTACTCACATatacaaaagcagcaaagaaggGCAAAAcattattggttttgttttgtccaCTTACTCTTGTCAGGCACCTTTAACAACacttaaacattttaaactggAGCCATTGTCCTTTATGCAGAGGTGCTCTTCTcccacccagggctctgtagctTCAAATGCCTAGGAATTCCATGAATGCATAGATGGGAAGCTGGGGCCCTTCTCTCAGAACCTGCAGAATTTGATCTTAAGCTTTAAACTCAAGTGTTCAGAACTTAAGTTCTGATGTGATGGTTTTATGAAGTGGCAGGGGAAGAGATGTGAGAGAGCTGAATCAGGAATAAACCTGGTCCTTGCCCTTACTGAAGCAAAGCTGAGCTCAGAATCTTGCTGGCTTTCAGCTCTGAATCTGCAGCAAACCCCTGGTTCTATGTGCTAATACATATTAGTAGCACATGTCTAAAGGAGCATGCTCATAAATATAACTGCAGTGCTGGATTTTCAGTATGATTTAATACCTCAAAtacaaatagatttttttttatgggttAAATCAGTATTGGTGAACTACAGTTCCCTTCAACCATGATTTCTTactttattaatttaaacagTAACCCAGTTTGAATTAAAGGTACGCAACTTCATTGAAACTGCATAAAGTTGTTGAAGCATTGCTTTGCCTGATAACTttctcatttggttttgtttttcctctccctctcttgTAGCTGCTGGACTCATGCACACTTTCAATGCACACGCAGCTACAGACATCACAGGGTTTGGAATCCTTGGACATGCACAGAACCTTGCCAAGCAGCAGCGAAATGAGGTGTCCTTCGTtattcacaaccttcctgttCTTGCTAAGATGGCTGCTGTCAGTAAGGCTTGTGGAAATATGTTTGGCCTCATGCACGGGACTTGTCCAGAGACTTCAGGTAGGTGACACTTGTACTACCCTCTTCCTTCCCTACACCTCCACATTAGAATTTAGTAACTTTACAAAGTACAAACCATGTGTTTTGCATTCAAAACCACAGTTGGTTTGGCATACAGCCAAGCTAATGAGCATTATTAGCCACACAACTCTCCACAATGCATTTGTTCAGTCTAACTTCCAAACAACCATTCTATTCTGAATGCCTTCTGCTTCCTTGTGAAACACTATTACACAGACTCTTGCTGTATCTAGAATATTTGGCAGTTAGAGGTTAGTGATGATTCTGAATTCttttaaaacctgatttttataTTAGCTGTTAACTCCAGAACAACAAATAGTTGAAATTCCCAGCACAGCTGACAGGCTTTTTTCCATGGTAAAGCCACCTGCAGCCAGATGAGTATGGGTTTGGTTCTCATTATGAAAATGTGTGAAGTTTAGTGCTGAATGGACCAGTCTTTGTGACTGAGGGCTTCTGTTCGCAGCATACAGACACCCAAGAATATAGATTTTTCTCCCTTATATTTATGAAATCTGACATTAAGGGACTGTGACTGgcagcaaagaaaagagaaataatttgttCTCTGATCTACTCATTTCACTTGAGTTCTCCATTTAAAAGTGTTGCCACTCACAACCTGATTCTGTGACAATGAATACAACACTGAGAATCGGGCTATGGACAAACAGTTAAGCCACCATCAGGTGGTAAGAACTTCTGGTGGGTTAGAGGTTGCCCTATTAGTGTAGGCCACTTTGCTGTCTGGCTTGATGACTGTCTTCTCCTGGAAGCGTCTATACTTTCCCTTGAATCTTTTgtcctattatttttttttcttgtttaatctCGCTTCTTTTGGGGAAATGGAGGCAATGTAGCAACaaatctgtctttttctcttatCTCAGTTCCCCACCCTCTTCCTGCTCTCCAAAAGTATTATCCAAGTTCTCTGCAGCTCACAACTGAGGGGGCCCCTTGAAGCAAAACAGTCTGAAGATCTGGAAAGAAGCATCACAGTGAGAGCCATAAACTTCCCCCCAGTGAATACACAACTTACCAGGATCTGCTGAACTGTTCCTTAGCCATCTGTGTTTAAACAGGCATTCAGTCCTACAGAGACAGTGTGGCTCAGATGATATGTAATAGGATATGGGATGTGAACCCTTTCAACAGTTCAAATCCAGTGTCAGTCAGCAGGGACCAGAAATATCTGGTGGCACTTTGGCAAGCTGTGTCAGTACAGTTGGTAGTACTAGACAGATTCTTACTACCCAGGAGCCTACACAACCAGAGTGCTAGTAGCATTTGGTATTTGTTGCAAGGAGTCCAAAGCATAGCATGGGCACAGACCTGGGATTGCAAGATGCTCTTTCCAGATGAGTGGCTGTGGCAGAGGTTTGTATGGGAATGGTTATGGAATGCTGGAGTCTTCAGAGCTGCCCATCCTGCACCCTGGGGATATCCAGTTCTGTCTTTCCACTGAAGGAATATAAAGCAGCGTGGATGTCTGCACTGCTGGCAGAATACTTGGAAGTGGAAAACAGTTGACTTCAGAATTTCTTCTGGGACTGAGCAGGAGGTGTCTTTGAAATGCTGACAGGTTTCAACATAGATGCTGATGGGAAAACCAGGACATATCTGGTTATTTGTGAACTTTGGGTGCCTCAAAACATGTATATTTGATTTCATCACAGTGCTGCATTTCTCGCATTAGAGGTGGCTGGAGGGATTTGTTACAGGGCAGTGTCTGCCAAGTGTTAGACAGATCCATAGCCACGTGGATGCAATagctctgctctgaaagctCTGTAAGTGCATTCCCATAGGCTTTCAGCTTATGCTGGATAGCCTGACACATTGCAGCAATGTGTTAGTTTGGGCACAGTGTGCTGGGATGGCTCCTTAGCACTCAGACCTGGGCTGTTAACACACTTCATGTCCTGGGGTTGATTTACATGAAGCATCTGCCTCGCTGTGCCTGTATACTCAGTTGTGAGGATGCCTTCTGGGGGAGCTGCTCAGGGCTGCTCATACCACAGTACACGTATACTCTTTCTCTATTGGCTTAAACTTCCAGAAATGTTGTCTGTGGCTTCTGTATCTGGGAACAGATGTTTTTCAGCAGTGGGAAGGCAATGAGAAATTTACTGGAAAACAGTTTGGATGTTAAGActcttgtgtgttttttttcccagtgcacATTTGCTGGGCACCTGTTGACAAAAGTCAGTGTTGGAAAGATCTATGATCTGTTCCATCCTTCAGACACTCTTGCTTATGATATTTTCTTCAGATTGCCATTTTACATGATTTTACACTCTCTTTTAGGTAATTCTCTGGCAATGGCTAAAGCTGCGGTCAGGCAGTTTGTTTCAGAAGAATTAGTTCTGACTAATTTGCAGAAACAAGTTAGAGTTACTGTGTGGGGTatttatgcatgtgtgtatttttGTCAGTCCTGATAACTTCAGAAGCTGTTGAATGGTGTCAGCCACCTTTTTTAGTGTAGTAGAAGTATCTCAGCAACTTGGTGTTTGTGCCAATTTTGTGGAAATAGGCAGATGGGTAGAAAAGAAGGGCTGTGGTAGTGCCTGACAAGAGGCAAGGAATTATCTCATCCTTTCATAAGCCACTGTGGGAGGAAGCCCTTAGTAAGAGCAAGGATACTTGGTTTCAATTGTATGTTGTTTTTGAAGTCATCAGTGTCCACTCCCCTGCTTGCTGTTAAaccagcagtgttcaaagccTCTTACCCAAaaaaaactttcatttttaaaagtaaggTAAATGAGTGCAGACACCAAATACCTGCATCCTTCCAGCCCCCAAAGGCAACATGCAGCCAGCTCTCAAATTGCCACAGCCATTCATGTGTTCAGTCTACAGCTCATGTGCTTTGTCTTCAGCAGTGGCTGATGCAGACCTTCGAAACGTGGCACCATGAACTGCTGCTTGCTTCAGTGCAAGTGCCACTGAGGCTTCATTTTCCAAAGGTAACAAACTCCCGATGGGTTTGACCTTGCACTAGTGAAGACTTCTTGTAGTTGTCCATAGGACAAAACCCAGGGCAGCTGGGAACACCGGTAATGTAGGCTAGACTACATAGTGCAATACCTTAAGGACTTACCCGAAGTGTTAAAGAGACTGGTCAatttagcagaaaaataattagaatcCCTACATACAGGAATCCTATTGCCCATTGAGAGTAGCCCATATCCTTTAATAAGGGTTATTGGCCAAACTGTGGGATGCAGTCAGCACGTGGGAAGTGATTCTTGATTGAAAACTGggattttgtgcattttttctgACCTTGCCAAAGAATGTTAACAGGGTATGTGTACAAGTGATGCAGAtcagcaggaaaagcacatGTGGTGAAAACATAATGGAGTGAAGGTTACTCTTGTGTtctttcttgcttcctttttcaCCATACTTCTGTTCCTCTCTTCTGGCTAGTTAGTACCTTCTCTGCACTACCACTTGTAAACCTCTTCCCTGATTCACTTGCACCACAAGTTTACCTTCAATTTGATTTAGAGCCTTCCATGGCAGTGGTACATAATTCCTTTGCAATCAGTTTGTCTGTTGCACCTGGAGTACCTTAAATATTGTCTTCCAAgagagaggctttttttttctggttggcACAGCCATTTGCTTCATATAGAACCTGAAAAATAACTGTCACAGCTCCACACACCCTCGTATATAATTCTCATGTTCAGTAACTGCTTATTCCTCACAGTGTCTACCGAGAGGACTGTTTgcttggaaaagcaaaataaaggtgCCCAAGGTGATGATAAGCTGTCCAGGGGCcacagaggaggaggtggcacCCAGCTTAAGGTGGCTGGCTCAGCAGGTGCCCTTTCACCCCCAGGATTGGCTCAGAGCCAGTGGCACTGTTCGTGTTGCTGGCTGATGCCCATCTGCCCTTTGCCCTGACCAGAAGACTTGGGGTCAAATAACTCCTTAAGAGTAAGCAAGGGTCAGCATGTGCCCAAATTCCTGTTTGTGTAAATGTTCTCTCTTGTCCAAGTTCTTCAGTGTTTTACAATTGAAGAGGGTAGTTTAACATCCCTTACAAGAGGCTACTGTCTGTCAGAATATAGCAGTGTATAGACATGTGCTGTGCTATGCTTTGAGCTTTAGAGttacagactggtttgggttggaaacgatcttaagatcatccagctccaacccctgtcatgagcagggacaccttccactagagcaggttgctccaagcccctgtgtccaacctggccttgaacactgccagggatggggcagccacagctctgggcaccctgtgccagcgcctcagcaccctcacagggaagagcttcttcctaaaatctaatctgaatctctcttctttcagtTCAAGTTAAACTCTAATTAGGCATCTGCAGATGAGATCACtgctctgcatttcagtttttcacatGTTTGCAACATACCATAAATGTAAAAAAGGGATGGAGAAAAGCAGGATTCTGTTGTAATAAAGGGCAGCACCAAAACACTTAATGATGTGGTCAGAGCCTCCTGCAAGTCTGTGCCAGAGCTGCCAGTGAAACTCATTCTGTCTAGTAAATGCACTTGCCAAGCtgcctgtttcagtgctcttGGGTTTTGGAATAGAAGCATTGTTAGGTTTAACAACTGAATGAGGAGCTTGCTCTTTGGTTattgtgctgcttctgaaaaacaTTCAGTAGGAAATCAAATATTATTCAGTTGtctcagaggaaaaaatctTATGGGAAAggctaaaaaaggttagaaaagtCTCAAAGGGGTCAAAAGGGAGCTCTGGATCAAGCCTGcgtttcattttctctttcttgcctTCTCTGGTAATAGTCCCTACTCTGCTGAATAGTTTCACTGTGCGCAAGAGCATTGCTTGCAGAATCAGCTGCTACCAATATGTGCCTATAGGTGTCTGAAGATGACCTTTACCCAAAATGCTTCTGTGCAGAAGCACTTTGCAGTGCCTCTGTTGGAAGTTCACAATGCTGATGTTGTTTCAGTATGTCATTTGTTGGCACCAGTAGGGTGTCCTTTTGCCAAcatcttttgtgtgtgtttggctTCATTTACATAGCCACTAAAAGTGAATCCAGGCACAAACCTCT harbors:
- the SEPHS1 gene encoding selenide, water dikinase 1, whose product is MSVRESFNPESYELDKNFRLTRFTELKGTGCKVPQDVLQKLLESLQENHFQEDEQFLGAVMPRLGIGMDTCVIPLRHGGLSLVQTTDYIYPIVDDPYMMGRIACANVLSDLYAMGVTECDNMLMLLGISNKMTDRERDKVMPLIIQGFKDAAEEAGTSVTGGQTVLNPWIVLGGVATTVCQPNEFIMPDNAVPGDVLVLTKPLGTQVAVAVHQWLDIPEKWNKIKLVVTQEDVELAYQEAMMNMARLNRTAAGLMHTFNAHAATDITGFGILGHAQNLAKQQRNEVSFVIHNLPVLAKMAAVSKACGNMFGLMHGTCPETSGGLLICLPREQAARFCAEIKSPKYGEGHQAWIIGIVEKGNRTARIIDKPRIIEVAPQVATQNVNPTPGATS